One Microbacterium sp. W4I20 DNA window includes the following coding sequences:
- a CDS encoding serine hydrolase has product MGTPEPFEGFRNSPASAPAEGRRSQRASRRLPRRAAIGRRSFVSTLRSLETLADAGAQVSVHVVDLDSHVHVLAGDDHVTMPIAGLGVVPLLIEVAAGFESGALDPFEIIDRSTVEAVESAGLWRHLHAPALPLEDLAVLAATAGDPIAVNVLLQKVGHDRVRERIESLGLRRTALLDRFRDQRGPDDAPQVAVGSARELAGLFSALVNSQVVDAAVSAQVSEWLSLNQDLSLVAASTGLDPFSHDHDAHGLLFINKTGRDRGVRAEAGVLAGPRAGVAYSLIVCFDDLSITHRLRAHDAFRVLGVELMEYTH; this is encoded by the coding sequence GTGGGCACTCCCGAGCCTTTCGAAGGGTTCCGCAACTCCCCGGCCTCGGCCCCCGCCGAGGGCCGCCGGTCGCAGCGTGCGAGTAGACGACTCCCTCGCCGAGCCGCCATCGGGCGCCGATCGTTCGTGTCGACGCTGCGTTCACTCGAGACGTTGGCGGATGCCGGAGCACAGGTCTCCGTGCACGTGGTCGACCTCGACAGCCATGTGCACGTACTCGCCGGCGACGACCACGTCACCATGCCGATCGCAGGGCTGGGGGTCGTTCCGCTCCTGATCGAGGTCGCTGCCGGATTCGAGAGCGGAGCCCTCGACCCCTTCGAGATCATCGATCGCTCGACCGTCGAGGCCGTGGAGAGCGCAGGGCTCTGGCGGCACCTGCACGCCCCGGCGCTGCCGCTGGAAGACCTGGCCGTGCTGGCCGCGACCGCGGGCGACCCGATCGCGGTCAACGTCCTGCTGCAGAAGGTCGGGCACGACCGGGTGCGCGAGCGGATCGAGTCGCTCGGCCTGCGACGCACGGCGCTGCTGGACCGCTTCCGCGATCAGCGCGGCCCCGACGACGCCCCGCAGGTCGCAGTGGGTTCTGCCCGCGAGCTCGCCGGCCTGTTCTCGGCGCTCGTGAACTCCCAGGTCGTCGACGCCGCCGTCAGCGCCCAGGTGTCGGAGTGGCTCAGCCTCAACCAGGACCTGAGCCTGGTCGCGGCATCCACGGGTCTCGATCCGTTCTCGCATGATCACGACGCGCACGGACTGCTGTTCATCAACAAGACCGGACGCGACCGCGGCGTGCGCGCAGAAGCCGGTGTGCTGGCCGGTCCCCGCGCCGGCGTCGCCTATTCGCTCATCGTCTGCTTCGACGACCTCTCCATCACCCACCGGCTGCGCGCGCACGACGCCTTCCGCGTTCTCGGCGTCGAGCTGATGGAGTACACGCACTGA
- a CDS encoding M13 family metallopeptidase, giving the protein MTDVLPVGLALDEFSSDIRPQDDLYRHVNGAWLARTEIPGDKARWGSFHLLAEQAEKDVRAIIEESQDAEDGTLARKIGDLFASFMDTARIDAAGVTPLADTLAEIDAIDSIPAFLRTVGAYDRDGRAHLIGFYVDGDPGDPERYVPVLVQSGLSLPDESYFRLDTFTETRAAYRAHLERLLGLAGFADAGAQADRAIALETELAGHHWDNVKSRDAVATYNLKTWDEIQQLAGVDLVPWRDAVAPSNPAAFAEVVVSQPSFVEGLGSLLIAERLDDWKAWLRSQVVHAAAPYLTDDFVQENFAFYGTELTGVPTIRERWKRGVSVTEGALSEAIGKVYVERHYPPTAKAAMDELVANLIEAYRQSITNLEWMTAETRERALAKLDAFTPKIGHPAVWRDYSNLEIDRGDLFGNVRRAAIFEHDRHVDKVGKPIDRDEWHMPPQMVNAYYNPSMNEIVFPAAILQYPFFDASRDAAANYGGIGAVIGHEVGHGFDDQGSRYDGDGRLQDWWTDADRTAFEERTKALIAQYDELVPEGLDAEHHVNGALTIGENIGDLGGLGIALKAYELSLAGAEAPVIDGLTGVQRLLLSWAQVWQQKSRDAETLRLLTIDPHSPNEFRCNQIVRNIDAFYEAFGVKDSDALWLPQESRVTIW; this is encoded by the coding sequence ATGACTGACGTTCTTCCCGTGGGCCTCGCCCTTGATGAGTTCAGCTCCGACATCCGCCCGCAGGACGACCTGTATCGCCACGTCAACGGCGCCTGGCTCGCCCGCACCGAGATCCCGGGCGACAAGGCCCGGTGGGGGTCCTTCCACCTGCTCGCCGAGCAGGCGGAGAAAGACGTGCGCGCGATCATCGAGGAGTCGCAGGATGCCGAGGACGGCACCCTCGCCCGCAAGATCGGCGACCTGTTCGCGAGCTTCATGGACACCGCGCGCATCGACGCCGCCGGTGTCACGCCGCTCGCCGACACCCTCGCCGAGATCGATGCGATCGACAGCATCCCGGCGTTCCTGCGCACCGTCGGCGCGTACGACCGCGACGGCCGCGCGCACCTGATCGGGTTCTACGTCGACGGCGATCCGGGCGACCCGGAGCGCTACGTGCCGGTTCTCGTGCAATCCGGACTCTCGCTGCCCGACGAGAGCTACTTCCGTCTCGACACCTTCACCGAGACGCGCGCCGCCTATCGCGCCCACCTCGAGCGCCTGCTGGGTCTGGCCGGCTTCGCCGACGCCGGCGCCCAGGCCGATCGCGCCATCGCCCTCGAGACCGAGCTGGCAGGCCACCACTGGGACAATGTGAAGAGCCGCGACGCGGTCGCCACCTACAACTTGAAGACGTGGGACGAGATCCAGCAGCTCGCCGGGGTCGACCTGGTGCCGTGGCGCGATGCGGTCGCCCCGTCCAACCCGGCGGCGTTCGCCGAGGTCGTCGTCTCGCAGCCCAGCTTCGTCGAGGGTCTCGGTTCGCTCCTCATCGCCGAGCGCCTCGACGACTGGAAGGCGTGGCTGCGGTCGCAGGTCGTGCACGCGGCCGCCCCGTACCTGACCGACGATTTCGTGCAGGAGAACTTCGCGTTCTACGGCACCGAGCTCACCGGCGTGCCCACCATACGCGAGCGCTGGAAGCGCGGCGTCTCGGTGACCGAGGGTGCGCTCAGCGAGGCGATCGGCAAGGTCTACGTCGAGCGCCATTACCCGCCGACGGCGAAGGCCGCGATGGACGAACTCGTGGCGAACCTCATCGAGGCCTACCGGCAGAGCATCACGAACCTCGAGTGGATGACCGCTGAGACGCGCGAGCGCGCCCTCGCGAAGCTCGACGCCTTCACGCCGAAGATCGGCCACCCGGCGGTCTGGCGCGACTACTCGAACCTCGAGATCGATCGCGGTGATCTGTTCGGCAACGTGCGTCGAGCGGCGATCTTCGAGCACGACCGGCACGTCGACAAGGTCGGCAAGCCGATCGACCGCGACGAGTGGCACATGCCGCCGCAGATGGTGAACGCATACTACAACCCGTCGATGAACGAGATCGTGTTCCCGGCGGCCATCCTGCAGTACCCGTTCTTCGACGCGTCCCGCGATGCGGCCGCGAACTACGGCGGCATCGGCGCGGTCATCGGTCACGAGGTCGGCCACGGCTTCGATGACCAGGGCAGCCGCTACGACGGCGACGGCCGGCTCCAGGACTGGTGGACGGATGCCGATCGCACGGCGTTCGAGGAGCGCACCAAGGCCCTGATCGCGCAGTACGACGAGCTCGTCCCAGAGGGCCTCGACGCCGAGCACCACGTGAACGGCGCGCTCACCATCGGCGAGAACATCGGCGACCTCGGCGGCCTGGGCATCGCGCTGAAGGCGTACGAGCTGTCTCTTGCCGGCGCCGAGGCGCCCGTGATCGACGGTCTCACCGGCGTGCAGCGCCTGCTGCTGTCGTGGGCGCAGGTGTGGCAGCAGAAGAGTCGCGACGCCGAGACGCTACGACTGCTGACGATCGACCCGCACTCGCCGAACGAGTTCCGCTGCAACCAGATCGTCCGCAACATCGACGCCTTCTACGAGGCGTTCGGGGTGAAGGACAGCGACGCGCTGTGGCTGCCGCAGGAGTCCCGGGTGACCATCTGGTGA
- a CDS encoding DUF1992 domain-containing protein has protein sequence MTDPREAAARYRAKQQQDAHGDDDEGIAPGAGAGAAVDRAAFIETAIQVAMRRGEFDDLPGAGKPLEGLGDHHDPDWWIRRKIESENLTGLGPPAILLRNEDRELADQLDLLGRESDVREVLQDFNRRVIEARRQLQGGPPVVTAPRDIDAEVAAWAARRFARTAASVPEPERRRRRWRIRKAE, from the coding sequence ATGACGGATCCTCGAGAGGCTGCGGCGCGTTACCGCGCGAAACAGCAGCAGGACGCGCACGGCGACGACGACGAAGGCATCGCCCCGGGGGCCGGGGCCGGGGCCGCCGTCGATCGAGCGGCCTTCATCGAGACGGCCATCCAGGTGGCGATGCGGCGCGGAGAGTTCGACGACCTCCCCGGCGCGGGCAAGCCGCTGGAGGGCCTCGGCGATCACCACGATCCGGATTGGTGGATCCGTCGCAAGATCGAGTCGGAGAACCTCACCGGTCTCGGGCCGCCCGCCATCCTGCTGCGCAACGAGGATCGCGAGCTCGCCGACCAGCTCGATCTGCTCGGCCGCGAGTCCGACGTGCGCGAGGTCCTCCAGGACTTCAACCGCCGGGTGATCGAGGCGCGACGCCAGCTGCAGGGCGGCCCGCCGGTCGTCACGGCCCCGCGCGACATCGACGCGGAGGTCGCGGCGTGGGCCGCGCGCAGATTCGCCCGCACTGCGGCATCCGTCCCCGAGCCGGAGCGCCGGCGTCGTCGCTGGAGGATACGCAAGGCCGAATGA
- a CDS encoding TrmH family RNA methyltransferase — translation MDGQTPDAGTGQPHTGSIAQPGYGVGPWPGGQEAWPADDHYDQELLELGDTRNVIDRYRYWRMEAIVADLDTQRHPFHVAIENWQHDMNIGSIVRSANAFLADTVHIIGRRRWNKRGAMVTDRYQHVVHHEDVATFAEWAAGAGIPIIAVDNVEGAVPVDRADLPRACVLLFGQEGPGLSAEALAAASAHIEITQYGSTRSINASAAAAVIMYEWCRRYAG, via the coding sequence ATGGATGGACAGACGCCTGACGCCGGCACCGGACAGCCGCACACCGGCTCGATCGCACAGCCCGGCTACGGCGTCGGCCCGTGGCCCGGTGGACAGGAGGCGTGGCCTGCGGACGACCACTATGACCAGGAACTGCTGGAGCTCGGCGACACCCGCAACGTCATCGATCGCTACCGCTACTGGCGGATGGAGGCGATCGTCGCGGATCTCGACACCCAGCGGCATCCGTTCCACGTGGCGATCGAGAACTGGCAGCACGACATGAACATCGGGTCGATCGTGCGGAGCGCCAACGCGTTCCTCGCCGACACCGTGCACATCATCGGCCGCCGGCGCTGGAACAAGCGCGGGGCCATGGTCACCGATCGCTACCAGCACGTGGTGCACCACGAAGATGTGGCGACGTTCGCCGAGTGGGCCGCGGGCGCGGGCATCCCGATCATCGCAGTCGACAACGTCGAGGGGGCCGTGCCCGTCGACCGCGCCGACCTTCCGCGCGCCTGTGTCCTGCTGTTCGGCCAAGAGGGGCCGGGATTGTCGGCGGAAGCGCTCGCCGCGGCATCCGCTCACATCGAGATCACCCAGTACGGCTCCACCCGCTCCATCAACGCGAGTGCCGCAGCAGCGGTGATCATGTACGAGTGGTGCCGCCGGTACGCTGGCTGA
- a CDS encoding Nramp family divalent metal transporter has protein sequence MSPPRATAPRSIWLLGPALVAGVAYLDPGNVASNMTAGAQYGYLLVWVVLAGNIMAWLIQYLSAKLGVVTGQSLPEVLGTRLRRPWARRAYWLQAELVAMATDLAEVIGGAVALYLLFDIPLLLGGVITGAVSMVLLAVQSRRGARPFEFVIIGLMIIITVGFVAGVFVAPPDPAGVVGGLVPRFEGTGSVLLAASILGATIMPHAIYAHSSLTRDRFGATTAHAGDEAARTDSSRIRRLLTATRWDVSIAMVIAGSVNLGILLLAAANLAGVEGTDSLEGAHAALAAGLGPVVATFFAVGLLASGLASTSVGAYAGAEIMHGLLHVRIPLLARRLVTLIPALVILGLGVDPTLALVLSQVVLSFGIPFALIPLVALTAQRRTLGAWTNRVWTTAAGIVASVLLIALNGALLWLVLTGA, from the coding sequence ATGTCGCCGCCGCGGGCGACCGCCCCGCGCAGCATCTGGCTCCTCGGTCCCGCCCTCGTCGCCGGCGTCGCGTATCTCGATCCGGGCAACGTCGCGAGCAACATGACCGCGGGGGCGCAGTACGGCTACCTCCTGGTATGGGTCGTGCTCGCCGGCAACATCATGGCGTGGCTGATCCAGTACCTCTCCGCGAAGCTCGGCGTCGTCACCGGGCAGAGCCTGCCCGAGGTGCTGGGCACCCGACTCCGCCGCCCCTGGGCGCGCCGGGCCTACTGGCTGCAGGCGGAACTGGTGGCGATGGCCACCGATCTGGCCGAGGTCATCGGCGGCGCGGTCGCGCTGTACCTGCTCTTCGACATCCCGCTGCTGCTCGGCGGGGTCATCACCGGCGCGGTGTCGATGGTCCTGCTCGCCGTGCAGAGTCGTCGCGGCGCCCGCCCGTTCGAGTTCGTGATCATCGGCCTGATGATCATCATCACGGTGGGCTTCGTGGCCGGGGTATTCGTGGCCCCGCCCGACCCGGCCGGCGTCGTCGGGGGCCTCGTGCCGCGGTTCGAGGGGACGGGATCCGTGCTGCTGGCGGCATCCATCCTCGGCGCGACGATCATGCCGCACGCGATCTACGCGCACTCCTCGCTCACCCGCGACCGCTTCGGGGCGACGACCGCCCACGCGGGTGATGAGGCCGCGCGCACCGACAGCTCCCGCATCCGCCGGCTCCTCACGGCCACCCGCTGGGACGTCTCGATCGCGATGGTGATCGCCGGATCCGTGAACCTCGGCATCCTGCTGCTCGCCGCCGCGAACCTCGCCGGCGTCGAGGGCACCGATTCACTGGAGGGCGCGCACGCCGCACTCGCCGCCGGGCTCGGCCCCGTCGTCGCGACCTTCTTCGCCGTCGGGCTGCTCGCCTCCGGCCTCGCGTCGACATCGGTCGGCGCGTATGCGGGCGCCGAGATCATGCACGGACTGCTGCACGTGCGTATCCCGCTGCTCGCGCGGCGCCTGGTGACCCTCATCCCGGCTCTCGTGATCCTCGGGCTCGGGGTCGATCCCACGCTCGCGCTCGTGCTCAGCCAGGTCGTGCTGTCGTTCGGCATCCCGTTCGCGCTGATCCCCTTGGTCGCGCTCACCGCGCAGCGCCGCACGCTCGGGGCCTGGACGAACCGCGTCTGGACGACCGCCGCCGGCATCGTGGCATCCGTCCTGCTGATCGCACTCAACGGGGCCCTGCTCTGGCTGGTGCTCACCGGAGCGTGA
- a CDS encoding VOC family protein gives MAGVATIRPYLWYHDSAQEAMEYYVSVFPNSSIDRVTLYPDENLSEHFEGMSGKVINGEFTLNGTPFGCIDGGPTFTFNEAVSFVIECDDQTEIDHYWQALSAVPEAEACGWCKDRFGVSWQVVPAGLDLLQQRPEQIQALMHMKKIVIADLEVA, from the coding sequence ATGGCAGGTGTGGCGACCATCCGTCCCTATCTCTGGTACCACGATTCGGCGCAGGAGGCGATGGAGTACTACGTCTCGGTCTTTCCGAACTCATCGATCGACCGGGTGACCCTGTATCCCGACGAGAACCTCAGCGAGCACTTCGAGGGGATGTCCGGGAAGGTCATCAACGGCGAGTTCACGCTGAACGGCACACCGTTCGGGTGCATCGACGGCGGTCCCACGTTCACCTTCAACGAGGCCGTCTCGTTCGTCATCGAGTGCGACGACCAGACGGAGATCGACCACTACTGGCAGGCGCTCTCCGCGGTGCCCGAGGCCGAAGCGTGCGGCTGGTGCAAGGACCGGTTCGGCGTCAGCTGGCAGGTCGTCCCGGCCGGACTCGACCTGCTGCAGCAACGACCGGAGCAGATCCAGGCGCTCATGCACATGAAGAAGATCGTGATCGCGGATCTCGAGGTCGCCTGA
- a CDS encoding MATE family efflux transporter, whose protein sequence is MTARLSLNREILRLAVPALGALIAEPAFLIVDAALVGHLGTTPLAGLGIAGAVLQTIVGLMVFLAYSTTPAVARRFGAGKPGEAVSVGVNGMWLALALGAVLAAVGTVSSPWLVSLFGAGDAVASQANEYLVISMWGLPAMLIVFAATGLLRGMQDTVTPLWIAGLGFGANALLNWLFIYGFGWGIAGSAAGTVTAQWAMVAAYVLVIRRLATRHSASLWAQRAGMRSTATSGSWLFLRTVSLRAALLVTVGVATGLGTEELAGWQIVFTIFSAAAFALDALAIAAQALIGKELGAGDEQQVHRVLGRTVAWGAWFGVIVGVVIAALSGVLGIVFTGDLEIAALVQPALIVAAIAQPIAGVVFVLDGVLMGANDVRYLALAGVLNLVPSLPALWIVAAVGVDGSAGLVWLGLAFFGVYMLSRLATLGWRVRSGRWLAASV, encoded by the coding sequence ATGACCGCGCGCCTCTCCCTCAATCGAGAGATCCTGCGCCTCGCCGTGCCCGCCCTCGGAGCCCTGATCGCGGAACCCGCGTTCCTCATCGTCGACGCGGCCCTGGTCGGCCACCTCGGCACGACGCCGCTCGCCGGCCTCGGGATCGCGGGCGCCGTGCTGCAGACGATCGTCGGGCTGATGGTGTTCCTCGCCTACTCGACCACGCCCGCCGTGGCGCGCCGCTTCGGGGCGGGCAAGCCCGGCGAGGCGGTGTCGGTCGGGGTGAACGGCATGTGGCTCGCGCTGGCCCTCGGCGCGGTGCTCGCCGCCGTCGGCACCGTGTCGTCGCCGTGGCTGGTGTCGCTGTTCGGCGCGGGCGATGCCGTCGCGTCGCAGGCCAACGAGTATCTGGTCATCTCGATGTGGGGCCTGCCGGCGATGCTGATCGTGTTCGCCGCGACCGGCCTGCTGCGGGGCATGCAGGACACGGTCACCCCGCTGTGGATCGCCGGGCTCGGCTTCGGCGCCAACGCCCTGCTCAACTGGCTGTTCATCTACGGCTTCGGATGGGGCATCGCCGGCTCGGCCGCCGGCACGGTGACAGCGCAGTGGGCCATGGTGGCGGCGTACGTGCTCGTCATCCGGAGGCTGGCGACCCGCCACAGCGCCTCTTTGTGGGCGCAGCGCGCCGGCATGCGCAGCACCGCCACCTCCGGCAGCTGGTTGTTCCTGCGCACGGTGAGCCTGCGGGCGGCGCTCCTGGTGACCGTCGGCGTCGCGACCGGTCTCGGCACAGAGGAGCTCGCCGGGTGGCAGATCGTGTTCACGATCTTCTCCGCGGCGGCGTTCGCCCTCGATGCCCTGGCGATCGCCGCGCAGGCGCTGATCGGCAAGGAGCTCGGCGCCGGAGACGAGCAGCAGGTGCACCGGGTGCTCGGCCGCACCGTGGCCTGGGGTGCGTGGTTCGGCGTGATCGTCGGCGTGGTGATCGCGGCCCTGTCCGGAGTGCTCGGCATCGTCTTCACCGGCGACCTCGAGATCGCGGCACTCGTGCAGCCCGCGCTGATCGTCGCCGCGATCGCCCAGCCGATCGCCGGGGTGGTGTTCGTCCTCGACGGGGTGCTCATGGGCGCGAACGACGTGCGTTATCTCGCCCTGGCCGGCGTGCTCAACCTCGTCCCATCCCTGCCCGCGTTGTGGATCGTCGCCGCGGTCGGCGTCGATGGGAGCGCGGGTCTCGTCTGGCTGGGCCTCGCGTTCTTCGGCGTGTACATGCTGTCGCGACTGGCGACCCTGGGCTGGCGGGTGCGGTCGGGGCGCTGGCTGGCGGCGAGCGTCTAG